In Fusarium musae strain F31 chromosome 7, whole genome shotgun sequence, a single window of DNA contains:
- a CDS encoding hypothetical protein (EggNog:ENOG41) codes for MSNSSPVHCRTIEDVPLPYPASKLIITQRLQASRESPFWAWIIVGAFYDRQDNVLWSTEIFAGRLDIDSDSEDESIDTESLAESYTEEIASSDIHARNALYNPRVFHNSDSPQTFSLPTKNNRIITTKP; via the exons ATGTCCAACTCAAGCCCGGTTCACTGTAGGACTATTGAGGACGTCCCGCTGCCATATCCCgcttccaagctcatcatcacccagcGTCTTCAAGCCTCACGAGAATCACCCTTCTGGGCGTGGATCATTGTTGGCGCATTCTACGACAGACAAGATAACGTCCTCTGGAGCACTGAGATCTTCGCTGGTCGGCTGGACATCGATTCGGACTCTGAAGACGAGTCTATTGATACTGAGTCTTTGGCGGAGAGTTATACCGAGGAGATAGCTTCTTCAG ATATTCATGCGCGCAATGCTCTATATAACCCCCGTGTCTTCCACAATTCTGACTCTCCTCAGACGTTTTCTCTTCCTACCAAGAACAATCGTATCATAACAACCAAGCCTTGA
- a CDS encoding hypothetical protein (EggNog:ENOG41), which translates to MSHHDPDVEKMDRTSSPDLSIDPGIHHLSGGHLSLDDVKAVHVQLHNLAVSVDTAPSWLAPSTYGDLFSSKFSTAPKMKPLLNAVNADLQPGTLTAIIGGSGSGKTTLLNTVAERVLSSRLSQEGVVTFNGKVGVHNVRAAYVMQQDILLPTLTVRETLRYSADLRLPPSTTAEERHRVVEEVILELGLKECADTRIGNSQHHGCSGGEKRRTSIGVQLLANPSVLFLDEPTTGLDATSAYQLVRTLKTLAQKGRTIITTIHQPRSEIWDLFDNLIVLTKGSPVFSGAIKDAVPWFADLGFQLPPFVNPAEFIIDIAAVDNRTPELEQETSAKVERLKGAWNEETLKRHRPLDRTVDVGDGKKKDKKAEEHAGFVRQLTVLTDRTLKVTYRDPLGMAATLTEAIFMGLVCGYLFFDLGRDQAGIRSRQGGLYTAAGLQGYLILIFEVYRMTFDIPTFDRENSEGCVDALPFVLSRRIARMVTEDVAAPFLFSVIFYFMAGFDRDVEKFFTFFAITLLNQYIAVTCAMTCVATVRHFAGASVIANLVFTLQSMACGMFINVNSLPVYVRWLKWLTYTFYVFSAYCGNEFEGSFYDCPFGDESDPRCKQYTGSYVMASLGFPKDWTAKPILVCLAFVVFFVVLSVIGLHILKVEMTIARARVSDTDLSAGKEKMTARSVADVRAIDLELNQFSLALDKRTQLGKKLPTKTILNPVNATFNAGVLNVIMGPSGSGKTSLLNSMALRLRNSVGTKYRPAGKLTFNGAVPSDSVVRSVCSYVCQDDDALLPSLTVRETLRFAAGLRLPSFMSKEEKNRRAEDVLLKMGLKDCADNLIGGELVKGISGGEKRRVSIAVQVLTDPRILLLDEPTSGLDAFTANSIMEVLQGLANEGRTLILTIHQARSDLFREFGNVLLLARGGSQVYSGPGKDMLGYLARHGYECPTHTNPADFALDMITIDLRQEGRELESRKRVQKLIDHWKEESSSTNEKPAGILEEVTKDIPEQHNSQATTHRRSFNKVNLSTPAELGALIRKRAPITTSLPLLLHRATINTYRQPELIVARLMQVIGLALVLALFFAPFDNDYYSVQNRMGFVQEIGAFYFVGMLQNTAIYPNERDVFYREDDDGVYSVHAFLAAYTILEVPFEIISCMIFGVLGVIAVDLPRTATLYFVSVFACFGIVSCGESLGIMFNTLFGHTGFAVNIMGVFLALANTMAGILSIDMPELFKAFNYLSPIRYGTRAVAPYSLKDITFTCNDEQRLENGKCPIETGQQVLELYNFDVDPVVNVACLAACVVVYRLLAWGLLKVARTHWKGRKKSEESVKE; encoded by the exons ATGTCGCATCATGATCCCGACGTTGAAAAGATGGACAGAACCAGTTCGCCGGATCTTTCGATAGATCCTGGTATTCACCATCTTTCCGGAGGCCATCTTTCTCTCGACGATGTCAAAGCCGTTCATGTTCAGCTTCACAACCTGGCTGTGTCAGTTGACACTGCGCCGTCATGGCTTGCGCCCTCGACATATGGAGATTTGTTCTCCTCAAAGTTCAGCACCGCTCCAAAAATGAAGCCGTTACTCAACGCCGTAAACGCTGATCTTCAGCCTGGAACTTTAACGGCTATTATTGGAGGTAGTGGCTCAGGAAAGACAACGCTGCTCAACACAGTCGCTGAAAGAGTGTTGAGTTCGAGATTAAGTCAAGAGGGAGTTGTGACGTTTAATGGAAAAGTTGGTGTTCATAATGTTCGTGCTGCGTACGTTATGCAGCAGGATATTCTGCTACCCACACTCACTGTCAGGGAAACGTTGCGATACTCAGCTGATCTCCGCCtaccaccatcaacaaccgcCGAAGAACGCCACagagttgttgaagaagtcatccttgaacttggactAAAAGAATGCGCCGATACACGGATTGGTAACTCGCAGCATCACGGATGTTCAGGCGGTGAGAAGCGACGAACAAGTATTGGTGTTCAACTCCTCGCCAACCCATcagtcctcttcctcgacgAGCCTACGACCGGTCTTGACGCGACGAGTGCATACCAACTCGTACGAACGCTCAAGACCCTTGCACAAAAGGGGCGCACGATCATAACGACGATTCATCAACCGCGCTCTGAAATCTGGGATCTCTTCGACAATCTTATCGTCCTCACGAAAGGCAGCCCTGTGTTCTCGGGCGCTATCAAAGATGCCGTTCCTTGGTTCGCAGACCTGGGTTTTCAACTTCCGCCCTTTGTTAACCCTGCTGAGTTCATTATTGATATCGCGGCTGTGGATAATCGCACTCCTGAGTTGGAACAAGAGACGTCTGCAAAGGTGGAGAGGTTGAAGGGTGCTTGGAATGAAGAGACGCTGAAGAGACATCGTCCTCTTGATAGAACGGTTGATGTTGGggatgggaagaagaaggataagaaggcGGAGGAGCATGCGGGTTTTGTGCGACAACTCACTGTTCTTACAGATCGTACTCTCAAAGTCACGTATCGTGATCCTCTCGGTATGGCAGCTACTCTCACCGAAGCTATCTTCATGGGTCTTGTCTGCGGATACCTATTCTTCGATCTCGGTCGCGACCAAGCCGGTATTCGCTCTCGACAAGGTGGACTATATACAGCAGCCGGTCTTCAAGGctatctcatcctcatcttcgaagTATACCGCATGACATTCGACATTCCCACCTTCGACCGCGAGAACTCAGAAGGATGCGTCGATGCCCTCCCGTTCGTCCTTTCACGAAGAATCGCACGCATGGTAACAGAAGATGTCGCTGCGCCGTTTCTCTTCTCGGTCATCTTTTACTTCATGGCCGGTTTCGATCGTGATGTCGAAAAGTTCTTTACATTCTTTGCGATCACGTTGTTGAATCAGTACATCGCTGTTACATGTGCTATGACGTGTGTTGCGACGGTTAGACACTTTGCTGGAGCGAGTGTGATTGCAAATCTGGTCTTTACACTACAGAGCATGGCTTGTGGGATGTTCATCAATGTGAACAGTCTGCCTGTCTATGTCCGATGGCTCAAGTGGCTTACTTACACG TTCTACGTGTTTAGCGCGTACTGTGGAAACGAGTTCGAGGGGAGTTTCTACGATTGTCCCTTCGGCGACGAATCCGACCCACGCTGTAAACAGTACACGGGCTCATACGTGATGGCATCTCTCGGCTTCCCCAAAGACTGGACTGCCAAACCTATCCTCGTATGCCTCGCCTTTGTCGTCTTTTTTGTGGTGCTATCAGTCATCGGACTTCATATTCTCAAAGTCGAAATGACGATTGCTCGCGCTCGTGTCTCGGATACCGATCTTTCAGCtggaaaggagaagatgaCTGCACGATCTGTCGCCGACGTTCGAGCCATTGACCTGGAACTCAACCAATTCTCGCTCGCTTTGGATAAGAGAACTCAGTTGGGGAAGAAGTTGCCGACAAAGACGATTCTTAACCCTGTAAATGCGACGTTCAACGCTGGAGTTCTGAATGTGATCATGGGTCCTTCGGGGAGTGGAAAGACATCACTTCTCAACTCAATGGCTCTAAGACTACGGAACTCAGTGGGTACGAAATATCGACCAGCTGGGAAACTCACTTTCAACGGCGCTGTTCCCTCAGATTCGGTTGTTCGATCAGTCTGCTCTTATGTctgtcaagatgatgatgcgtTGCTGCCATCGCTTACAGTTCGTGAGACGCTTCGCTTCGCAGCTGGTCTTCGACTACCCTCGTTCATGagcaaagaggagaagaaccgTCGGGCAGAAGATGTACTGTTGAAGATGGGCTTGAAGGATTGTGCTGATAACCTCATTGGCGGCGAACTCGTCAAGGGTATCTCTGGAGGAGAGAAACGTCGTGTTTCCATCGCAGTACAAGTCCTCACTGATCCTCGTATTCTTCTCCTGGACGAACCGACATCTGGACTGGATGCTTTTACCGCGAATTCTATCATGGAAGTCCTTCAAGGTCTCGCTAACGAAGGCCGTACTCTCATTCTTACCATCCATCAAGCTCGGTCCGATTTGTTCAGGGAGTTTGGAAATGTGTTACTTTTGGCAAGAGGTGGCTCGCAGGTCTATTCTGGTCCTGGAAAGGATATGCTTGGATATCTTGCCCGTCATGGATATGAGTGCCCGACACATACCAACCCAGCTGACTTTGCACTCGACATGATTACTATCGATCTTCGACAGGAGGGCAGGGAATTAGAGTCACGAAAGCGAGTGCAGAAACTAATCGATCACTGGAAGGAAGAGAGTTCTTCCACAAACGAAAAGCCAGCTGGTATACTAGAGGAAGTCACCAAAGATATCCCTGAACAACACAACAGCCAGGCCACAACACATCGCCGCTCCTTCAACAAAGTCAACCTCTCAACCCCCGCCGAACTCGGCGCCCTCATCCGCAAACGCGCCCCCATCACAACatccctccccctcctcctccaccgtGCCACCATAAACACCTACCGCCAGCCCGAGCTTATCGTCGCCCGCCTCATGCAAGTCATCGGTCTCGCCCTcgtcctcgccctcttcttcgcccCCTTCGACAACGACTACTACTCCGTCCAGAACAGAATGGGCTTTGTCCAGGAGATTGGCGCGTTTTACTTTGTCGGCATGTTGCAGAACACGGCGATCTATCCTAATGAACGAGATGTGTTTTATagggaggatgatgatggtgtttaTAGTGTTCATGCGTTTCTTGCGGCGTATACGATTCTGGAGGTGCCGTTTGAGATTATCAGTTGTATGATCTTTGGTGTCTTGGGGGTTATTGCTGTTGATCTCCCGCGGACTGCGACGCTATACTTTGTCTCGGTGTTTGCTTGTTTTGGAATCGTATCGTGTGGCGAATCGCTCGGTATCATGTTCAACACACTCTTCGGCCACACCGGTTTCGCCGTCAACATCATGGGCGTGTTCCTCGCGCTAGCCAATACCATGGCTGGTATTCTCTCCATCGACATGCCAGAGCTCTTCAAAGCGTTCAACTACCTCTCCCCCATTCGGTACGGCACACGAGCTGTGGCGCCGTATTCATTGAAAGATATCACGTTTACGTGTAATGACGAGCAGAGATTGGAGAATGGAAAGTGTCCGATTGAGACGGGGCAGCAGGTGTTGGAGTTGTACAACTTTGATGTTGATCCTGTGGTTAACGTGGCGTGTTTGGCAGCTTGTGTGGTGGTGTATAGATTACTGGCCTGGGGGTTGTTGAAAGTTGCTAGGACGCATTGgaaggggaggaagaagagtgaGGAGAGTGTGAAGGAATAG
- a CDS encoding hypothetical protein (MEROPS:MER0005767) produces MTTSNAEQYPEGPLSVLVSSRVVVTLPDDSLAITPASIVVSPITGKIISVIPEVLPSTSFPAGTEYVDHTPKLLLPGLVDAHVHLNEPGRTEWEGFWTGTRAAASGGVTTVVDMPLNAIPPTTTLHGFEEKLRASQGQCWVDVGFYGGIIPGNADELRPLVEAGVRGFKGFLIESGVPEFPAVSSKDIALAMETLKDSPTTLMFHAEMIPPITQSVGDDVQTSEAPLAPTGELTAYKTFLESRPPAFETYAIEEILSQAYIAPSLHLHIVHLSATQCIPLLKAARKAGINITAETCFHYLGLTAEEIEKGDTRHKCCPPIREGKNRDGLWDELVAEDSCIKTVVSDHSPCTPQLKLLPQHLDADRPSIPHNDSGIDMTHSATQKAEKERGDFFAAWGGISSVGLGLPILYTAAKKRSDFSKTPSITDIVRLCCQATAAQVGLSHRKGAIRVGMDADICVFDDTDEWTFSQGDMRWKNRCSPWEGHQFTGRVKETWLRGNKVFELGAANSGFVAGKPLGESITEKRTF; encoded by the exons atgacaacttcAAACGCCGAGCAATACCCTGAGGGTCCTCTCTCTGTCCTCGTCTCCTCTCGGGTCGTCGTCACTCTTCCTGATGACTCTCTCGCTATCACTCCCGCTTCCATTGTCGTCAGCCCCATCACCGGAAAGATCATCTCTGTCATCCCCGAAGTCCTCCCCTCAACAAGCTTCCCTGCTGGTACTGAGTATGTCGACCATACCCCCAAGCTTCTCCTGCCCGGTCTCGTCGACGCTCATGTTCACTTGAACGAGCCGGGCCGTACCGAGTGGGAGGGCTTCTGGACCGGTACCCGTGCTGCAGCCAGCGGTGGTGTCACTACCGTTGTTGACATGCCGTTGAATGCTATTCCTCCTACTACCACTCTTCATGGGtttgaggagaagttgagggcGAGTCAGGGACAGTGCTGGGTTGATGTTGGGTTCTATGGTGGTATTATTCCGGGTAATGCTGATGAGCTGAGACCCCTTGTCGAAGCTGGCGTTCGAGGATTTAAGGGATTCTTGATCGAGTCTGGT GTCCCCGAGTTCCCCGCTGTATCATCCAAGGATATCGCCCTCGCCATGGAGACTCTCAAGGACAGCCCTACCACTCTCATGTTCCACGCTGAAATGATCCCTCCCATCACTCAATCCGTCGGCGATGACGTTCAGACCTCAGAAGCTCCCCTCGCTCCCACCGGTGAACTCACCGCATACAAAACCTTCCTTGAATCACGACCCCCTGCCTTCGAAACATATGCCATCGAGGAGATTCTCAGCCAAGCCTACATTGCCCCCTCGCTACACCTTCATATCGTTCATCTGTCCGCTACCCAGTGCATTCCTCTCCTCAAGGCAGCTCGCAAGGCaggcatcaacatcacagccGAGACTTGCTTCCACTACCTCGGTCTAACGGctgaggagattgagaagggcGACACTCGACACAAGTGCTGTCCTCCTATCCGAGAGGGGAAGAACCGCGATGGTCTTTGGGACGAGCTCGTCGCTGAGGACTCATGCATCAAGACTGTTGTGTCGGATCACTCACCCTGCACACCTCAACTCAAGCTCCTCCCTCAACATCTCGACGCCGACCGACCCAGCATTCCCCACAACGACTCCGGTATCGACATGACACACTCCGCAACCcagaaggccgagaaggagcGCGGTGATTTCTTCGCAGCCTGGGGCGGCATCTCATCCgtcggtcttggtcttcccATTCTTTACACCGCCGCCAAGAAGCGCAGcgacttctccaagacaCCCAGCATCACTGACATTGTGCGTCTCTGCTGCCAGGCCACAGCCGCTCAAGTCGGTCTCTCGCATCGCAAGGGCGCTATCAGAGTCGGTATGGATGCCGACATTTGTGTCTTTGACGACACAGATGAGTGGACGTTTTCACAGGGTGACATGCGATGGAAGAACCGCTGCTCACCGTGGGAGGGCCATCAGTTCACCGGTCGGGTGAAGGAGACATGGCTGCGTGGAAACAAGGTATTTGAGCTTGGAGCGGCGAATTCTGGGTTTGTGGCTGGCAAGCCTTTGGGAGAGAGCATCACTGAGAAGCGAACATTTTGA